One genomic region from Osmerus eperlanus chromosome 6, fOsmEpe2.1, whole genome shotgun sequence encodes:
- the ppp1r21 gene encoding protein phosphatase 1 regulatory subunit 21 isoform X1 has protein sequence MAGDLQAKYSKLAQEYSKLRAQNQVLKKAVVDEQASSTALKDQVKQREQSLRKAEQEMDSLSFRNQQLTRRVELLQEELSASEARVGGRRTKQGKGDSPSQQGQTQIVFDEDLQKKIEENERLHIQFYEAGEQHQRQLSQLEALVEELQQERERVEAQLEGLRARCALGEDRLAQETARLELKAHTLEREARECRARAEECQQQLSGCQVELSRQVQENSSVIQEKVPFNDTQYHHFNSLNVPPHNRRHQLKARDVAGQAVLLVKDLVAALLNFHSYTEQRLHIHPLDSSIQPISPLNQRFSQYLHENAAYVRPLEDGLLQLHHSITEDTVTVLETVVKLKEFADHFSSYTHFLQKILPYQLKSLQEECEASLCPPALSSKNQDLQRDLTRVTAIFLKLQSYITLLALPSQREQALPQSSCSAAFTQLAAALHSLHDALQELSQHYSQKASLEEGLPSVSQKLRTTSECLLSSLSSLTITSSKVATFFSNNLDFFTASPGYGPRGGACTLSPLQAESMLGNKRRAAAYMLTIRKPRPESVPYREALSNRHILTSSTESREGLTQQVHQGQEKIARLEQEKEHWLLEAQLGRVRLEKENQRISELQAQLCSALGGPAPGPPGPPGPGCQEEEEQEEKGAGREATLSTSLQVGMLTTTPINDEVGDEASREQLIKSHYMVRVSELTSQLQLSDSKTVHLHAECRALAKRLAIAEKTREVLAEEVRLANQNITRLQDELSTIKRSYEEQLSMMSDHLCSMNETLSKQREEIDTLKLGNKGSTKKNKGR, from the exons ATGGCTGGAGACCTTCAAGCGAAATACAGCAAGTTGGCCCAGGAGTATTCCAAG cTCAGAGCCCAGAACCAGGTCCTGAAGAAGGCTGTGGTGGATGAACAGGCCAGCTCCACGGCTCTGAAG gaccaggTGAAGCAGAGGGAGCAGAGCCTCAGGAAGGCAGAGCAGGAGATGGACAGTCTGAGCTTCAGGAACCAGCAGCTGACCAGGAGGGTGGAGCTGCTACAGGAGGAGCTGTCTGCCAGCGAGGCCcgggtggggggcaggaggaccAAG CAGGGCAAAGGAGACTCTCCTTCCCAGCAGGGTCAAACCCAGATTGTGTTTGATGAAGACCTGCAGAAGAAGATTGAGGAGAATGAGAGACTGCACATTCag TTCTACGAGGCGGGGGAGCAGCACCAGCGTCAGCTGTCCCAGCTGGAGGCGCTTGTGGAAGAGCTGCAGCAGGAGCGTGAGCGGGTGGAGGCCCAGCTGGAAGGGCTCAGGGCCAGGTGTGCCCTTGGGGAGGACCGGCTGGCCCAGGAGACCGCACGCCTGGAGCTCAAGGCTCacaccctggagagagaggcccgGGAGTGCAGGGCCCGGGCGGAAGagtg CCAGCAGCAGCTGAGCGGGTGCCAGGTGGAGCTGAGCAGACAGGTGCAGGAGAACAGCAGTGTGATCCAGGAGAAGGTGCCCTTCAACGACACCC aGTATCATCACTTCAACAGTTTAAATGTTCCTCCACACAACCGGCGGCACCAG ttgaAGGCGAGGGATGTGGCTGGTCAGGCTGTGTTGCTGGTCAAGGACCTCGTTGCTGCTCTGCTGAACTTCCACTCCTACACCGAGCAGAGACTGCACATCCACCCCCTGgactcctccatccagcccatcTCCCCACTCAACCAGAGG TTCTCCCAGTACCTGCATGAGAACGCAGCGTATGTGCGCCCCCTAGAGGACGGACTGCTGCAACTGCACCACAGCATCACAGAGGACACGGTCACTGTactg GAAACTGTGGTGAAGCTGAAGGAATTTGCAGATCACTTCtcatcatacacacacttcctccagaAGATTCTACCTTACCAGCTCAAGAG CCTGCAGGAGGAATGTGAGGcatctctgtgtcctccagctctctcctctAAGAACCAAGATCTGCAGAGAGACCTGACCAGGGTCACGGCCATCTTCCTGAAGCTGCAGAGCTACATCACCCTGCTGGCCCTGCCCT ctcagaGGGAGCAGGCCCTGCCTCAGAGCAGCTGTTCTGCAGCGTTCACTCAACTGGCTGCTGCTCTGCACAGTCTCCATGACGCCCTCCAAG aacttTCTCAGCACTACAGTCAGAAGGCCAGTCTGGAGGAGGGTCTTCCCAGCGTCTCCCAGAAGCTGCGAACCACCTCAgagtgtctcctctcctccctgtcctccctcaccatcacctcctccaag gtggCGACCTTCTTCAGTAACAACCTGGACTTCTTCACGGCGTCTCCAGGGTATGGGCCAAGGGGTGGTGCGTGCACCCTCAGCCCCCTGCAGGCAGAGAGCATGCTGGGAAACAAGAGGAGGGCAGCCGCTTACATGCTGACCATCAGGAAG cctAGGCCAGAGTCCGTGCCGTATAGGGAGGCTCTGTCCAACCGCCAcatcctgacctcctccacagagagcagggagggtctcacacagcag GTGCATCAGGGCCAGGAGAAGATAGCTcgtctggagcaggagaaggagcactggctcctggaggcccagctgggccgggtgaggctggagaaggagaaccAGCGCATCTCAGAGCTGCAGGCCCAGCTGTGCTCCGCCCTGGGGGGCCCTGCCCCcgggccccctggcccccccggcCCGGgatgccaggaggaggaggagcaggaggagaagggagcagggagggaggccacGCTCTCCACCAGTCTG CAGGTTGGCATGCTGACCACCACGCCCATAAACGATGAG gtcgGGGATgaggccagcagagagcagctgatTAAGAGCCACTACATGGTGAGGGTGTCAGAGCTGACCTCACAGCTGCAGCTGTCGGACAGCAAGACTGTCCACCTCCATGCTGAG TGCCGGGCCCTTGCCAAGCGCCTGGCCATCGCTGAGAAGACCCGGGAGGTCCTGGCGGAGGAGGTCCGACTGGCCAATCAGAACATCACACGGCTGCAG gatgagctgtccacCATAAAGCGCAGCTACGAGGAGCAGCTGAGCATGATGAGCGACCACCTGTGCAGCATGAATGAGACGCTGAGCAAGCAGAGGGAAGAGATCGACACGCTCAAACTGGGGAACAAG GGAAGCACCAAGAAGAACAAGGGCCGCTAG
- the ppp1r21 gene encoding protein phosphatase 1 regulatory subunit 21 isoform X3, protein MAGDLQAKYSKLAQEYSKLRAQNQVLKKAVVDEQASSTALKDQVKQREQSLRKAEQEMDSLSFRNQQLTRRVELLQEELSASEARVGGRRTKQGKGDSPSQQGQTQIVFDEDLQKKIEENERLHIQFYEAGEQHQRQLSQLEALVEELQQERERVEAQLEGLRARCALGEDRLAQETARLELKAHTLEREARECRARAEECQQQLSGCQVELSRQVQENSSVIQEKVPFNDTQYHHFNSLNVPPHNRRHQLKARDVAGQAVLLVKDLVAALLNFHSYTEQRLHIHPLDSSIQPISPLNQRFSQYLHENAAYVRPLEDGLLQLHHSITEDTVTVLETVVKLKEFADHFSSYTHFLQKILPYQLKSLQEECEASLCPPALSSKNQDLQRDLTRVTAIFLKLQSYITLLALPSQREQALPQSSCSAAFTQLAAALHSLHDALQELSQHYSQKASLEEGLPSVSQKLRTTSECLLSSLSSLTITSSKVATFFSNNLDFFTASPGYGPRGGACTLSPLQAESMLGNKRRAAAYMLTIRKPRPESVPYREALSNRHILTSSTESREGLTQQVHQGQEKIARLEQEKEHWLLEAQLGRVRLEKENQRISELQAQLCSALGGPAPGPPGPPGPGCQEEEEQEEKGAGREATLSTSLVGMLTTTPINDEVGDEASREQLIKSHYMVRVSELTSQLQLSDSKTVHLHAECRALAKRLAIAEKTREVLAEEVRLANQNITRLQDELSTIKRSYEEQLSMMSDHLCSMNETLSKQREEIDTLKLGNKGSTKKNKGR, encoded by the exons ATGGCTGGAGACCTTCAAGCGAAATACAGCAAGTTGGCCCAGGAGTATTCCAAG cTCAGAGCCCAGAACCAGGTCCTGAAGAAGGCTGTGGTGGATGAACAGGCCAGCTCCACGGCTCTGAAG gaccaggTGAAGCAGAGGGAGCAGAGCCTCAGGAAGGCAGAGCAGGAGATGGACAGTCTGAGCTTCAGGAACCAGCAGCTGACCAGGAGGGTGGAGCTGCTACAGGAGGAGCTGTCTGCCAGCGAGGCCcgggtggggggcaggaggaccAAG CAGGGCAAAGGAGACTCTCCTTCCCAGCAGGGTCAAACCCAGATTGTGTTTGATGAAGACCTGCAGAAGAAGATTGAGGAGAATGAGAGACTGCACATTCag TTCTACGAGGCGGGGGAGCAGCACCAGCGTCAGCTGTCCCAGCTGGAGGCGCTTGTGGAAGAGCTGCAGCAGGAGCGTGAGCGGGTGGAGGCCCAGCTGGAAGGGCTCAGGGCCAGGTGTGCCCTTGGGGAGGACCGGCTGGCCCAGGAGACCGCACGCCTGGAGCTCAAGGCTCacaccctggagagagaggcccgGGAGTGCAGGGCCCGGGCGGAAGagtg CCAGCAGCAGCTGAGCGGGTGCCAGGTGGAGCTGAGCAGACAGGTGCAGGAGAACAGCAGTGTGATCCAGGAGAAGGTGCCCTTCAACGACACCC aGTATCATCACTTCAACAGTTTAAATGTTCCTCCACACAACCGGCGGCACCAG ttgaAGGCGAGGGATGTGGCTGGTCAGGCTGTGTTGCTGGTCAAGGACCTCGTTGCTGCTCTGCTGAACTTCCACTCCTACACCGAGCAGAGACTGCACATCCACCCCCTGgactcctccatccagcccatcTCCCCACTCAACCAGAGG TTCTCCCAGTACCTGCATGAGAACGCAGCGTATGTGCGCCCCCTAGAGGACGGACTGCTGCAACTGCACCACAGCATCACAGAGGACACGGTCACTGTactg GAAACTGTGGTGAAGCTGAAGGAATTTGCAGATCACTTCtcatcatacacacacttcctccagaAGATTCTACCTTACCAGCTCAAGAG CCTGCAGGAGGAATGTGAGGcatctctgtgtcctccagctctctcctctAAGAACCAAGATCTGCAGAGAGACCTGACCAGGGTCACGGCCATCTTCCTGAAGCTGCAGAGCTACATCACCCTGCTGGCCCTGCCCT ctcagaGGGAGCAGGCCCTGCCTCAGAGCAGCTGTTCTGCAGCGTTCACTCAACTGGCTGCTGCTCTGCACAGTCTCCATGACGCCCTCCAAG aacttTCTCAGCACTACAGTCAGAAGGCCAGTCTGGAGGAGGGTCTTCCCAGCGTCTCCCAGAAGCTGCGAACCACCTCAgagtgtctcctctcctccctgtcctccctcaccatcacctcctccaag gtggCGACCTTCTTCAGTAACAACCTGGACTTCTTCACGGCGTCTCCAGGGTATGGGCCAAGGGGTGGTGCGTGCACCCTCAGCCCCCTGCAGGCAGAGAGCATGCTGGGAAACAAGAGGAGGGCAGCCGCTTACATGCTGACCATCAGGAAG cctAGGCCAGAGTCCGTGCCGTATAGGGAGGCTCTGTCCAACCGCCAcatcctgacctcctccacagagagcagggagggtctcacacagcag GTGCATCAGGGCCAGGAGAAGATAGCTcgtctggagcaggagaaggagcactggctcctggaggcccagctgggccgggtgaggctggagaaggagaaccAGCGCATCTCAGAGCTGCAGGCCCAGCTGTGCTCCGCCCTGGGGGGCCCTGCCCCcgggccccctggcccccccggcCCGGgatgccaggaggaggaggagcaggaggagaagggagcagggagggaggccacGCTCTCCACCAGTCTG GTTGGCATGCTGACCACCACGCCCATAAACGATGAG gtcgGGGATgaggccagcagagagcagctgatTAAGAGCCACTACATGGTGAGGGTGTCAGAGCTGACCTCACAGCTGCAGCTGTCGGACAGCAAGACTGTCCACCTCCATGCTGAG TGCCGGGCCCTTGCCAAGCGCCTGGCCATCGCTGAGAAGACCCGGGAGGTCCTGGCGGAGGAGGTCCGACTGGCCAATCAGAACATCACACGGCTGCAG gatgagctgtccacCATAAAGCGCAGCTACGAGGAGCAGCTGAGCATGATGAGCGACCACCTGTGCAGCATGAATGAGACGCTGAGCAAGCAGAGGGAAGAGATCGACACGCTCAAACTGGGGAACAAG GGAAGCACCAAGAAGAACAAGGGCCGCTAG
- the ppp1r21 gene encoding protein phosphatase 1 regulatory subunit 21 isoform X2, whose product MAGDLQAKYSKLAQEYSKLRAQNQVLKKAVVDEQASSTALKDQVKQREQSLRKAEQEMDSLSFRNQQLTRRVELLQEELSASEARVGGRRTKGKGDSPSQQGQTQIVFDEDLQKKIEENERLHIQFYEAGEQHQRQLSQLEALVEELQQERERVEAQLEGLRARCALGEDRLAQETARLELKAHTLEREARECRARAEECQQQLSGCQVELSRQVQENSSVIQEKVPFNDTQYHHFNSLNVPPHNRRHQLKARDVAGQAVLLVKDLVAALLNFHSYTEQRLHIHPLDSSIQPISPLNQRFSQYLHENAAYVRPLEDGLLQLHHSITEDTVTVLETVVKLKEFADHFSSYTHFLQKILPYQLKSLQEECEASLCPPALSSKNQDLQRDLTRVTAIFLKLQSYITLLALPSQREQALPQSSCSAAFTQLAAALHSLHDALQELSQHYSQKASLEEGLPSVSQKLRTTSECLLSSLSSLTITSSKVATFFSNNLDFFTASPGYGPRGGACTLSPLQAESMLGNKRRAAAYMLTIRKPRPESVPYREALSNRHILTSSTESREGLTQQVHQGQEKIARLEQEKEHWLLEAQLGRVRLEKENQRISELQAQLCSALGGPAPGPPGPPGPGCQEEEEQEEKGAGREATLSTSLQVGMLTTTPINDEVGDEASREQLIKSHYMVRVSELTSQLQLSDSKTVHLHAECRALAKRLAIAEKTREVLAEEVRLANQNITRLQDELSTIKRSYEEQLSMMSDHLCSMNETLSKQREEIDTLKLGNKGSTKKNKGR is encoded by the exons ATGGCTGGAGACCTTCAAGCGAAATACAGCAAGTTGGCCCAGGAGTATTCCAAG cTCAGAGCCCAGAACCAGGTCCTGAAGAAGGCTGTGGTGGATGAACAGGCCAGCTCCACGGCTCTGAAG gaccaggTGAAGCAGAGGGAGCAGAGCCTCAGGAAGGCAGAGCAGGAGATGGACAGTCTGAGCTTCAGGAACCAGCAGCTGACCAGGAGGGTGGAGCTGCTACAGGAGGAGCTGTCTGCCAGCGAGGCCcgggtggggggcaggaggaccAAG GGCAAAGGAGACTCTCCTTCCCAGCAGGGTCAAACCCAGATTGTGTTTGATGAAGACCTGCAGAAGAAGATTGAGGAGAATGAGAGACTGCACATTCag TTCTACGAGGCGGGGGAGCAGCACCAGCGTCAGCTGTCCCAGCTGGAGGCGCTTGTGGAAGAGCTGCAGCAGGAGCGTGAGCGGGTGGAGGCCCAGCTGGAAGGGCTCAGGGCCAGGTGTGCCCTTGGGGAGGACCGGCTGGCCCAGGAGACCGCACGCCTGGAGCTCAAGGCTCacaccctggagagagaggcccgGGAGTGCAGGGCCCGGGCGGAAGagtg CCAGCAGCAGCTGAGCGGGTGCCAGGTGGAGCTGAGCAGACAGGTGCAGGAGAACAGCAGTGTGATCCAGGAGAAGGTGCCCTTCAACGACACCC aGTATCATCACTTCAACAGTTTAAATGTTCCTCCACACAACCGGCGGCACCAG ttgaAGGCGAGGGATGTGGCTGGTCAGGCTGTGTTGCTGGTCAAGGACCTCGTTGCTGCTCTGCTGAACTTCCACTCCTACACCGAGCAGAGACTGCACATCCACCCCCTGgactcctccatccagcccatcTCCCCACTCAACCAGAGG TTCTCCCAGTACCTGCATGAGAACGCAGCGTATGTGCGCCCCCTAGAGGACGGACTGCTGCAACTGCACCACAGCATCACAGAGGACACGGTCACTGTactg GAAACTGTGGTGAAGCTGAAGGAATTTGCAGATCACTTCtcatcatacacacacttcctccagaAGATTCTACCTTACCAGCTCAAGAG CCTGCAGGAGGAATGTGAGGcatctctgtgtcctccagctctctcctctAAGAACCAAGATCTGCAGAGAGACCTGACCAGGGTCACGGCCATCTTCCTGAAGCTGCAGAGCTACATCACCCTGCTGGCCCTGCCCT ctcagaGGGAGCAGGCCCTGCCTCAGAGCAGCTGTTCTGCAGCGTTCACTCAACTGGCTGCTGCTCTGCACAGTCTCCATGACGCCCTCCAAG aacttTCTCAGCACTACAGTCAGAAGGCCAGTCTGGAGGAGGGTCTTCCCAGCGTCTCCCAGAAGCTGCGAACCACCTCAgagtgtctcctctcctccctgtcctccctcaccatcacctcctccaag gtggCGACCTTCTTCAGTAACAACCTGGACTTCTTCACGGCGTCTCCAGGGTATGGGCCAAGGGGTGGTGCGTGCACCCTCAGCCCCCTGCAGGCAGAGAGCATGCTGGGAAACAAGAGGAGGGCAGCCGCTTACATGCTGACCATCAGGAAG cctAGGCCAGAGTCCGTGCCGTATAGGGAGGCTCTGTCCAACCGCCAcatcctgacctcctccacagagagcagggagggtctcacacagcag GTGCATCAGGGCCAGGAGAAGATAGCTcgtctggagcaggagaaggagcactggctcctggaggcccagctgggccgggtgaggctggagaaggagaaccAGCGCATCTCAGAGCTGCAGGCCCAGCTGTGCTCCGCCCTGGGGGGCCCTGCCCCcgggccccctggcccccccggcCCGGgatgccaggaggaggaggagcaggaggagaagggagcagggagggaggccacGCTCTCCACCAGTCTG CAGGTTGGCATGCTGACCACCACGCCCATAAACGATGAG gtcgGGGATgaggccagcagagagcagctgatTAAGAGCCACTACATGGTGAGGGTGTCAGAGCTGACCTCACAGCTGCAGCTGTCGGACAGCAAGACTGTCCACCTCCATGCTGAG TGCCGGGCCCTTGCCAAGCGCCTGGCCATCGCTGAGAAGACCCGGGAGGTCCTGGCGGAGGAGGTCCGACTGGCCAATCAGAACATCACACGGCTGCAG gatgagctgtccacCATAAAGCGCAGCTACGAGGAGCAGCTGAGCATGATGAGCGACCACCTGTGCAGCATGAATGAGACGCTGAGCAAGCAGAGGGAAGAGATCGACACGCTCAAACTGGGGAACAAG GGAAGCACCAAGAAGAACAAGGGCCGCTAG
- the ppp1r21 gene encoding protein phosphatase 1 regulatory subunit 21 isoform X4, whose product MAGDLQAKYSKLAQEYSKLRAQNQVLKKAVVDEQASSTALKDQVKQREQSLRKAEQEMDSLSFRNQQLTRRVELLQEELSASEARVGGRRTKGKGDSPSQQGQTQIVFDEDLQKKIEENERLHIQFYEAGEQHQRQLSQLEALVEELQQERERVEAQLEGLRARCALGEDRLAQETARLELKAHTLEREARECRARAEECQQQLSGCQVELSRQVQENSSVIQEKVPFNDTQYHHFNSLNVPPHNRRHQLKARDVAGQAVLLVKDLVAALLNFHSYTEQRLHIHPLDSSIQPISPLNQRFSQYLHENAAYVRPLEDGLLQLHHSITEDTVTVLETVVKLKEFADHFSSYTHFLQKILPYQLKSLQEECEASLCPPALSSKNQDLQRDLTRVTAIFLKLQSYITLLALPSQREQALPQSSCSAAFTQLAAALHSLHDALQELSQHYSQKASLEEGLPSVSQKLRTTSECLLSSLSSLTITSSKVATFFSNNLDFFTASPGYGPRGGACTLSPLQAESMLGNKRRAAAYMLTIRKPRPESVPYREALSNRHILTSSTESREGLTQQVHQGQEKIARLEQEKEHWLLEAQLGRVRLEKENQRISELQAQLCSALGGPAPGPPGPPGPGCQEEEEQEEKGAGREATLSTSLVGMLTTTPINDEVGDEASREQLIKSHYMVRVSELTSQLQLSDSKTVHLHAECRALAKRLAIAEKTREVLAEEVRLANQNITRLQDELSTIKRSYEEQLSMMSDHLCSMNETLSKQREEIDTLKLGNKGSTKKNKGR is encoded by the exons ATGGCTGGAGACCTTCAAGCGAAATACAGCAAGTTGGCCCAGGAGTATTCCAAG cTCAGAGCCCAGAACCAGGTCCTGAAGAAGGCTGTGGTGGATGAACAGGCCAGCTCCACGGCTCTGAAG gaccaggTGAAGCAGAGGGAGCAGAGCCTCAGGAAGGCAGAGCAGGAGATGGACAGTCTGAGCTTCAGGAACCAGCAGCTGACCAGGAGGGTGGAGCTGCTACAGGAGGAGCTGTCTGCCAGCGAGGCCcgggtggggggcaggaggaccAAG GGCAAAGGAGACTCTCCTTCCCAGCAGGGTCAAACCCAGATTGTGTTTGATGAAGACCTGCAGAAGAAGATTGAGGAGAATGAGAGACTGCACATTCag TTCTACGAGGCGGGGGAGCAGCACCAGCGTCAGCTGTCCCAGCTGGAGGCGCTTGTGGAAGAGCTGCAGCAGGAGCGTGAGCGGGTGGAGGCCCAGCTGGAAGGGCTCAGGGCCAGGTGTGCCCTTGGGGAGGACCGGCTGGCCCAGGAGACCGCACGCCTGGAGCTCAAGGCTCacaccctggagagagaggcccgGGAGTGCAGGGCCCGGGCGGAAGagtg CCAGCAGCAGCTGAGCGGGTGCCAGGTGGAGCTGAGCAGACAGGTGCAGGAGAACAGCAGTGTGATCCAGGAGAAGGTGCCCTTCAACGACACCC aGTATCATCACTTCAACAGTTTAAATGTTCCTCCACACAACCGGCGGCACCAG ttgaAGGCGAGGGATGTGGCTGGTCAGGCTGTGTTGCTGGTCAAGGACCTCGTTGCTGCTCTGCTGAACTTCCACTCCTACACCGAGCAGAGACTGCACATCCACCCCCTGgactcctccatccagcccatcTCCCCACTCAACCAGAGG TTCTCCCAGTACCTGCATGAGAACGCAGCGTATGTGCGCCCCCTAGAGGACGGACTGCTGCAACTGCACCACAGCATCACAGAGGACACGGTCACTGTactg GAAACTGTGGTGAAGCTGAAGGAATTTGCAGATCACTTCtcatcatacacacacttcctccagaAGATTCTACCTTACCAGCTCAAGAG CCTGCAGGAGGAATGTGAGGcatctctgtgtcctccagctctctcctctAAGAACCAAGATCTGCAGAGAGACCTGACCAGGGTCACGGCCATCTTCCTGAAGCTGCAGAGCTACATCACCCTGCTGGCCCTGCCCT ctcagaGGGAGCAGGCCCTGCCTCAGAGCAGCTGTTCTGCAGCGTTCACTCAACTGGCTGCTGCTCTGCACAGTCTCCATGACGCCCTCCAAG aacttTCTCAGCACTACAGTCAGAAGGCCAGTCTGGAGGAGGGTCTTCCCAGCGTCTCCCAGAAGCTGCGAACCACCTCAgagtgtctcctctcctccctgtcctccctcaccatcacctcctccaag gtggCGACCTTCTTCAGTAACAACCTGGACTTCTTCACGGCGTCTCCAGGGTATGGGCCAAGGGGTGGTGCGTGCACCCTCAGCCCCCTGCAGGCAGAGAGCATGCTGGGAAACAAGAGGAGGGCAGCCGCTTACATGCTGACCATCAGGAAG cctAGGCCAGAGTCCGTGCCGTATAGGGAGGCTCTGTCCAACCGCCAcatcctgacctcctccacagagagcagggagggtctcacacagcag GTGCATCAGGGCCAGGAGAAGATAGCTcgtctggagcaggagaaggagcactggctcctggaggcccagctgggccgggtgaggctggagaaggagaaccAGCGCATCTCAGAGCTGCAGGCCCAGCTGTGCTCCGCCCTGGGGGGCCCTGCCCCcgggccccctggcccccccggcCCGGgatgccaggaggaggaggagcaggaggagaagggagcagggagggaggccacGCTCTCCACCAGTCTG GTTGGCATGCTGACCACCACGCCCATAAACGATGAG gtcgGGGATgaggccagcagagagcagctgatTAAGAGCCACTACATGGTGAGGGTGTCAGAGCTGACCTCACAGCTGCAGCTGTCGGACAGCAAGACTGTCCACCTCCATGCTGAG TGCCGGGCCCTTGCCAAGCGCCTGGCCATCGCTGAGAAGACCCGGGAGGTCCTGGCGGAGGAGGTCCGACTGGCCAATCAGAACATCACACGGCTGCAG gatgagctgtccacCATAAAGCGCAGCTACGAGGAGCAGCTGAGCATGATGAGCGACCACCTGTGCAGCATGAATGAGACGCTGAGCAAGCAGAGGGAAGAGATCGACACGCTCAAACTGGGGAACAAG GGAAGCACCAAGAAGAACAAGGGCCGCTAG